From a region of the Daphnia pulicaria isolate SC F1-1A chromosome 1, SC_F0-13Bv2, whole genome shotgun sequence genome:
- the LOC124327246 gene encoding trypsin alpha-3-like, producing MMRITYLTLGLFCLAGCMFSNALPEMKKSNTVETDWKSLREVDDNETDHIVGGTAAAAGEIPYQAALLLGNSLCGGTLIAPSIILTAAHCLAGKTQASVSSFTVRVNTLALNGATAGSVSRGVSKFVIHPSYTSSTNDNDLALMKLVSPITNVKLATLPAATTSCSPASTYAGQSALISGWGTTSSGGSISQTLLKANVQVLDNTACKLQYSTLTNNMICAAAPGKDTCQGDSGGPMMVGGVQVGITSFGNGCALPNFAGVYTRVTQYLGWISSTSASM from the exons ATGATGCGTATCACTTATTTG ACTCTTGGGCTATTTTGCCTAGCCGGGTGCATGTTTTCTAATGCTCTtcctgaaatgaaaaaatccaaTACCG TTGAAACTGACTGGAAAAGTTTGAGAGAAGTAGATGATAATGAAACTGATCATATCGTTGGTGGGACCGCAGCTGCCGCAGGAGAAATTCCTTACCAG gCTGCTTTACTTCTCGGAAATAGCTTATGTGGTGGAACCTTGATTGCTCCCTCCATTATTTTGACAGCAGCTCATTGCTTAGCcgg AAAAACTCAGGCATCTGTGAGCTCATTTACCGTAAGAGTTAATACACTTGCATTGAACGGCGCTACCGCTGGTTCAGTTAGTAGAGGAGTATCGAAGTTCGTAATTCATCCTTCGTACACCTCTAGCACTAac GATAACGATCTTGCCCTAATGAAATTAGTCTCCCCTATTACAAATGTCAAGCTCGCTACCCTTCCAGCTGCTACAACATCTTGCTCCCCAGCCAGCACTTACGCAGGTCAATCGGCCCTTATTTCCGGATGGGGAACTACATCTTCAG GGGGTAGCATTTCTCAAACGCTGCTCAAGGCAAACGTTCAAGTTTTAGATAATACGGCCTGCAAGTTGCAATACAGCACACTTACCAATAACATGATCTGCGCTGCTGCTCCGGGTAAAGACACCTGTCAG GGTGACAGTGGTGGTCCAATGATGGTTGGAGGTGTTCAAGTTGGCATAACCTCATTCGGAAATGGTTGTGCTCTGCCAAATTTCGCCGGTGTGTACACCCGAGTAACCCAATATCTTGGCTGGATTTCTTCCACCTCTGCCTCAATGTAA